The Candidatus Acidiferrales bacterium DNA segment GCGCGAATTGTTCGGGATTTCATTAGAAAGCTTTGAGCTTTACTTTCTTATCCTCGAGCTGACTCAAAAGAATTCTTGATTGAAAAACCACTTGGAGAGAATATGAAACACATTCCGCAAAAATATTTTGTCATTAGCATTGCTCCTCTATTGTTTTTGTTTGGCTTTGGTCGAAGTGCCTCGTTTGCCCAGGGCAACGGCGGCTGGCAGCATTTGAACTACGCGATCTTCTTCACGTCCAGGGATGTGGATAGTCTTCTCGTCGATTCGGTGCAATTCCATAAGACCATGAACTACTTTGGGCCGGTCAAACCACGAAGAGTTTACCTTGACGGAGAGGGGCGTGATGGAGGAGTAAATGTCCCGCTCCTGCAGAGGATTGCTGCGAGGTTTCGTGCCATGGGTATCGACCCGGAGGGCGCGATGGTTCCGACGTCGCGGTTTGGTCCCTCGGTCTACAATAATCCGGAGGACCTCGAGTCGCTCAAAGAGCGAATGCAGGGACTCGCTAAAGTCTTTGATGAGATAATCCTTGATGATTGGCTTTTCACGGTCGCCACCGATTCCGCGAGCGTTGCGGATCGTGGCAGCATGAGCTGGCCGGAGTACCGGACAAAACTGCTTCTTGAACAAACCAAGAAATACATTATCGATCCTGCGAAGGAAGTAAATCCCAAAGTCAACATCATCATAAAATATCCGAACTGGTACGAGGGATTCGGAGAGAACGGATACGATATTTATAACGAGACCCGCCAGTTTGACAAAATGGCGGTCGGCATAGAGACTCGCGTGCCGGAAGCTCAGCACCAGCACATACCGATTTACAGCGGCTATGTTTTGCAGAAATGGGAGTCGAGCGTCGATCCTTCAAAATGGGTTGGCTCATGGCTGGATAATTATGGAATGAAAGGAGCGTACGACGATTACAACGCACAGGTGTGGCAGGCGATCATGGCACAGTCTCCGGAGATAATTCTATGGTGTGCGGGACAACTCTGGCCGACAAATCCTTCAAGCGACGTCTATCCTCATTTTACCAAGGAGCTTCCTGAGTTCAACCGTGTTGCAGGAATGCTTCAAGGCATGCCGCGCGGAGTGCCAATCTACCTGCCGTATGGTTCCGCCGGTGAGTATAATATTTTTGGATACCTTGGAATGGCTGGAATCCCGCTGAAACCCGTCGCCGAATTTCCCAAGGAGAGTCAAAGTGCAATCTTTTGTCTTAATTCATTAAAGGATACCAGCCTCGCTGATGAAATGCTCGGTCGATTGCGCGAGGGCAAAGATGTGTTTATGACTTATAGTCTGTGGAGGAGATTGCGCCGCACTGAATTCAAGAATACCTTGAGTCTACTTGATTACAACGGCATTGCTACTTCGGATAAATTTGGTTTGTTGGACTACGGGTACAGGGAGAGAACCGTAACGGCGGACAGGCAATTTACTTTTCCCGGCGTCGAAGCCACGACCTGGCCTGAAAGCCGTGACGTTACACTTTCAAGCCGGGACTATGATTTCTCTGTCTTAATGAGAGTTCCGTACCTCAAAGGAACGCTTTATGTCCTGAACATGCCGGAAGATTATTACGACCTCCTTGAGCTTCCGACCGACGTTCTAAATGCGATCAGAAGATCGTTTGTCATGGACCTCGGAGTTGAATTTGACGGACCGGGACACATCGCTATGTACCCATTTGGCGATAAACAGTATGTTCTCTACAATATGAGCGACACGGAAGCGCCGGTCAATCTCAGGTTTTATAAAGAAGTTCCCGGATCCGGCTGGAAGAATCTTGTGAGCGATGAATCGCTGGAAGTGAAGCAAGATACTTCCCTCGTTCGTTTCAGAGGCCCGGTTATAAGTGAGGTTTCTCTCGAGCTAAAGCCGTATGGGATAGCCGTCGTACAGGCTCCTTAAATTGCATCTTAGGTCGTATCTGGTTAAATTTTTATGAAAAAAATTTGGAGGATTTAAATGGCAATTAACGTCGGCATTAATGGTTTCGGCCGAATTGGAAGAAACTTATTTAGAGCTGCATACAAAAACAAAGATATTAATATCGTAGCAGTAAATGATATTACAGATGCGAAGACCCTTGCGCATCTTCTGAAATATGATTCTGTTTTGGGAATTTTTGCCGGAGACGTCGCGGCGAAAGACGGCGAGATCGTCGTTGATGGAAAACCCGTGAAAGTTCTTTCTGAGAAGGATCATCACAACCTGCATTGGAAAGACCTCGGCGTCAGCGTTGTTGTTGAATCGACAGGCCTGAAGCATTTCACGAATGGCGATGAAGCGAAAACACATATTGCCAACGGCGCTAAGAAGGTGATCATATCCGCTCCAGCAAAGGTGTTTGATCTGACAGTTGTTCTCGGCGTCAATGATAATCTCTACGATCCGAAGAAACACAACATACTTTCAAATGCGAGCTGCACCACGAACTGCCTTGCACCGGTCGTGAAAGTCTTGAGAGATTCTTTCGGAATAAAGAAGGGGTTGATGACGACGATCCACTCTTACACGAACGATCAGCGCATCCTTGACCTTCCGCACTCCGATCTGCGACGCGCTCGTGCCGCCGCTCTCTCGATGATTCCTACTTCGACAGGAGCAGCGAAGGCAATCGGTCTGGTCATGCCCGACTTGAAGGGCAAGATGGACGGCTTTTCGATGAGAGTCCCAACGCCGAATGTCAGTGTCGTCGACGTTGTTGTCGAAGCCGACAAGGCGACGACCAAGGAAGAAGTTAACAAGGCACTCAAAGCCGCTTCTGAATCAGGCCCGCTGAAAGGAATCCTTGGCTACAGCGAAGAGCCGCTTGTCTCCATCGATTACAAAGGCGATCCGCGCTCTTCTATCGTCGATGCACTTAGCACCATGGTCATCGTCAATATGATAAAAGTTATATCATGGTACGACAACGAGTGGGGCTATTCCAACCGCGTAGTCGATCTGGTGAAAAAAGTCGGCTTGATGCTCGACTAGAACGAATGAAATTAGGTAGGTCGACCAAAGACGGTCGACCTACTCTCATTGAATAGGCGGTGGGCGGCTGGTCCGGAGGAGCTCCTTCGGAGAAGTATCTCCCGGTCGATTATTTGCACAAGTGTTCGGGATCTTGTGAGCGCCTGGCGTCATCCGGTCATTCAAATAATTTCCCACGGGACTTTGCGGTGATCGATGTTTTAATGATTTAGGATGGAAATTGAACCTGTTTTTTATCTTCTTGCCTATCGTGTTTGCTCTTAACCAAGATGCCGCCCAAAGCACATATACAGCGAGGGAGGTATTCGAAAAGGGGAAGGTGCGGGCAATGGAAATCGACAGCAGTCTGAAACATGTCGATGTACAATTCATGCAGGAAATAGAATTCAAATCCCGCGGCGGAGACAAGGACGATCTTGTTTTCAATATTACCGTCAGGCGTGGAAAATTTGAGCGGCAGATTGTTTCTAGTACCGTCGTGAACGGCGATCGATTCAACGGCGGCTATGATGCTTTCGATAAGATGTTCCTTCTATCGGAATATTTCGATGAAGACGGCAAGACCTTGAGTTCGTGCGAGTTTCAAGATCAGGATTGCAGCAACTGCTATGGAATAAATTTTACTTTTTCGAAATCTTCGGATCTGAGCGATCCTCTCAACGTGGTCTCCGCGTCGTTTACTGCCGATGATTTTAGTCCGATGACAATCGACGAGCAGATAACGGGCTTGCCGCTCGGCGCGGAATTCGATAACGACGTAAAAGTCACTTACGACAAGAACTTGAATATGTGTTACCCCGAAAGCATCGTGATGCGTGTTTACGCGCACCTATTTTTCTTGAAGGGCGAAATCGCGGTAGTAACTATCAAGAATAAAGATCTGAAAAGAATTTAAGCAAACACGCAGAGTCTTTGCGTCTCAACAAGGAGAAAAAATGGAAACAACTTTCAACAAAAAAACTATCGATGACATTGATGTAAAAGGCAAGAAAGTTCTGGTCAGGGTTGATTTCAATGTACCGCTGGATGAGAATAAAAAAGTTACCGATGATAAGCGAATTGTCGAATCATTGCCGACGATCAGGAAGATTTTGAAAGACGGCGGCATGCCGATCTTGATGAGCCATCTCGGCCGTCCTAAGGGCAAGCCGAAGCCGGAATTCTCGCTTGCTCCGGTTGCGAAGAGATTAGGCGAACTTTTATCTTCTAATGTAATAATGGCCGCCGATTGCATAGGGGCCGAGGCAAAGAAGGCTGTTGCATCCGCGAAGCCGGGTGATGTGGTTCTCCTTGAAAACCTTCGCTTCCATGCTGAAGAGGAAGCAAATGACGAAAACTTCTCCAAGGAGTTGGCTTCGCTTGGCGATGTTTATGTGAACGATGCTTTCGGGAGCGCTCACCGCGCGCACGCTTCGACTGAAGGCGTGACCCGTTTCTTGAAGCCCGCGGTCGGCGGTTACCTCATGCAGAAGGAATTACAATATCTCTCGCAGGCAGTCGAAAATCCAAACCGTCCTTACGTCGCGATCATCGGCGGGGCGAAGATCTCCGGCAAGATCGATGTCATCAACAACCTTCTCGGCAAAGTAGACGCTCTCATCATAGGCGGCGGAATGATGTTCACTTTCTTGAAGGCGATGGGGAAGGAAATCGGCAATTCGATTTTGGAAGCCGACAAAGTTGATCTTGCAAAAGGGTTGGTGCAGAATAAGAAGCTTCTTTTGCCGGTAGATTGTGTTGTTGCCGATAAATTTGAGAACACCGCCGCGAAAAAAATCGTAACCGTAGATGCGATCCCGCAAGGCTGGGTTGGGATGGACATCGGTCCCAAAAGCATCGACCTTTTCCGCAGTGAGATAATCAAATCCAAAACTGTAGTCTGGAACGGACCGATGGGCGTATTCGAAATGGATAACTTCGCCGCAGGCACGAAAGCTATCGCCGATGCGCTCGTTGAGGCAACAAAGAAGGGCGCTTCGACAATTGTCGGCGGAGGCGATTCAGCCGCAGCTATTGCCAAATTCGGCCTGGAGAAGAGTGTTTCGCACGTTTCGACGGGAGGCGGAGCCTCTTTGGAATTCCTCGAAGGAAAGATTCTTCCGGGCGTCGCGGCGCTTGATAATAAATAAAGACCAGGATGAAAAGTGAAGAGCCAGGATAAAAATGGAGAAAGTTTTCAAAAATTCAGGATTGACTTTTCACTTATGTTGCCGTGAAACGGATGGAGACGTGAAATTGTTCAATAAAACAGAGAGAATATGAGTTATTACACGAATTACTCCGGCTATTACACGCCTCCGTCGAGTTTCAGATTCTTCCCGAAGGGGATGAAATTCCTCCTCGTAGCTAACGTCGGCATTTTTATATTCCAGCTTTTTCTCCAGTTCGGATTGAGGATCGGCGACGTTTACCTGTACAATATTTTTCTCGGCGTGCTCGCTCTTGACCCGATCGGCCAGGGGTTCATGCCGTGGCAGCTGGTCACATATATGTTTCTTCACGGCGGGTTCTTTCACATTTTTTTCAACATGCTCGCACTCTGGATGTTCGGAGTCGAGCTGGAAAACGTCTGGGGGACACGAAGATTTCTTACCTATTATTTTCTTTGCGGCATCGGTGCGGGGCTTTCGAACTTATTCATCGCGCCGCTGTTCACGATTCCAGGTCCGACCATAGGTGCATCGGGGGCAATTTACGGAATCCTGATCGCCTTCGGGATGCTGTTCCCCGAAGCGCCGGTATTCATTTATTTTCTTTTCCCGATCAAGGCGAAATATTTCGTCGCGATTTATTTTGGGATGGAATTGGTTTACGGCGTGTCGGGCTCACAGGACGGAGTGGCGCACTTCGCGCATCTCGGCGGTGCCGTCGTCGGATTGGTCTATCTCATGGCGTATAGAAGATCGATCCCTGCATTTGACAGAATAACAGACTCCCTTAAACGGACTGCGGGCGGGATCCAGCAGAGGCTTCGAACCAAGAAATCCTTCGGAAACAGGGAAATAATTTCTGATGTCTACTTTGAAGAGATGAAAAAAAAACCGGGCTCAGACGAGAACAAGTTCGACCAGGATAAGCTGGACGAGATACTTGACAAGATCAGCGCATCCGGGTATGATTCGCTGACCGAAGACGAGAAGAAAATATTGTTCAATGCGAGTAAGAAACTGAATTGAAAACAAGAAACTAGAAGTGAAAAGCGGTCAGGTAAGGAGACAGAGCGATTTGATTTTTGACTTTTCACAACTAACCGATTTTTGAGGATACGATGATAGATTTGCCGGTGATTTCAGAAAAAACAGAAACACATGTCCAGCACGAAGTGAGGTTCCCGCTTCGAAAGTCTCGGAGAGTTCACATAGGGAATGTGCCGGTCGGCGGCGGTGCGCCGATCTCTGTACAGACCATGACGAAGACAAAGACCTCCGACGTAGATGCAACCGTGAAACAAATAATCGATGCCGCCGATGCCGGATGTGATATTGTGCGTGTTACCGTGAACGATAAAGAAGCCGCTGCAGCGATCGGAGAAATAGTCAGGCAGTCGCCGATTCCCGTTGTTGCGGACATCCATTTTAATCACGTCTTTGCATTGAAAGCTCTTGAAGCAGGGATCGCGAAGGTCAGACTGAATCCGGGCAACATCGGAAGCGTCGACAGAATCCGTCAAGTACTGAGTCTTGCGAAGGAGCGCAAGGTGCCGATAAGGATCGGTGTTAATTCAGGCTCACTCGAGAAAGACATCCTTGAGAAACACGGTTACCCGACCGCCGAAGCACTTTATGAAAGCGCAATGCGGCATGTCGGGATTTGTGAGGAAAACGATTTTCACGACATAATTATTTCCGTGAAATCAACCGACGTAAGGTTGATGATCGAAGCTTACAGGTTGATCGCACAGAGAACCGAGTACCCTCTCCACCTCGGCGTAACCGAGGCAGGACCGACCCGTATCGGCACTATAAAATCTTCGGTTGGCATCGGGACGCTCCTCGCGGAAGGAATCGGCGACACGATAAGAGTTTCCTTGACAGACGATCCGCCGAAGGAAGTTGAAGTCGGCAAGGAGATACTGCGTTCGCTGGGACTCGCGACGAGGAATGTTGAGCTGATTGCATGTCCGACATGCGGGAGACTTGACGTCGATCTTTTTTCGATCACGCGCGCGCTTGAAGACAGGCTGGCCGGAATGAAGAAGCCCGTGAAGATCGCGATACTGGGATGTGTTGTAAATGGTCCTGGCGAGGCGAGCGAAGCGGACATCGGTGTTGCCTGCGGAAAAGGTGTAGGTATCCTGTACCGCAAAGGCGAGGTGGTGCGCCGCGTCAAAGAAGAAGAGATCGTGAATGCGGTCGTCGAAGAGGTCGAAAAGTTTCAGCCGGAAACCAATTAAGAATTTCAAGATTAGTCAAAGTCAATCTCGGCCCGGTCGAGCGGCGCCCTTGCCATACTTAGAATTTATAACTCAAGACTGAGAATTCTCTAAATTGGATTGCGTTTTTTGCAAAATAGCAGAGGGAAAATCCCCGGCAGATTTTGTTCTAAAAGACGGCGACGTCTTCGCAATCAGAGACAGGCATCCCGTTGCTCCCACTCATATTCTGATCATTCCTAAGAAACACATTTCAAGTCTGGTGGAGCTGGACCGCGCCGGTGACTCCTCCCTGATTTCTAAGATGATCTCGACCGCTGTCGAGGTCGCGGAAAAAGTTTCGCTATCGGAACGAGGGTTCAGACTGGTTTGGAATTGCCGGACGGAAGGAGGCCAGACAGTCGATCATATTCATATTCACCTGATCGGCGGCAGACAGATGAAGTGGCCGCCGGGGTAATGGAAAATGAATCGCGCGATTTTTGTCGTTTGGTTTCTGCCGCTCATTTTCATGGGAATTGCTTTTTATGTCCTGCTCGACAGTGACGTCTCATTGGGGGTGAAGGTCGCGTTCTCGGTTGTTCCGTTTTTGATCTGGATGTTTGGCGGAATTGCCATATACCGTGAATACCGCGAACAGGAAAAAGAACGGCGCAAAGAGGATGAGATTCTTCGGGAGGCAAAAAGGATTCTCGATGCAAAGAACCACCACGAAGAAAAGCAGGAATGAAAGAGCCTAAAATACAGTGATGGAGCAGAGAGCGGAGGGCTGAAGCGTGAATTCCAATTTTATCGGCGCGTACTGGTACATTTTTGTTGCTCACGCTATTGCGTGCGCCGTCCTCTCGGCGTTCATTGCGAAGTTTAAATGGCGGGATCAGGGAAATTGGTTTGTGTTTGGACTGATAGGAGGAATTTTCGCGGTCATCGTCCTGCTTGTTGTGAAGAAACTCAGAGAACCGCCGAAGAACAATCTTCTCCTCGATGCGGATCATCATCTAAGAAGCGGTTGGCGCGTCCTGTTGTATTTCGTAACTATCATTGTCGTGTATTATTTGCTGGCGGTTCTTGCAAACCAAACGCGTGTTGTCCCGCCCCAGTCGCTCTTATTCCTTTTTTACATTGCTGTTGTTCTGGCCACTGTCCTCATGTTGAGGTTCGTCGATAAAAGAAAGTTCATCTCCATCGGGTTTCCGTCTCACGGCAAGATCTGGAAAGAGATATCATTAGGATTTTTGATAGGGTCGCTGTTGATCGGAATTGTTGCTGCGGCGGAATTGTCTGTAGGTGCGTTGAAGTTGACGATACGGCCAGGTGTGGGGGTTGTTTTGCTGCTACGAAATTTCAGCCTGAGTTTTATCTTCTTTGCCTATTTTGCTATAGGTGAGGAACTAATCTTTCGCGGCTATCCGTTCCAGGCTCTCATTCAGGGGATGGGACAGGTCGCCGCAACGATTTTGATGTCGATGATTTTTGGGATTCTTCATTTAGCCAACCCCGACGCCAATTTTTTTTCCACGGTGAATACCGTTCTTGCCGGAGTGCTCCTCAGTGTGGCATACTTGAAAACCAGAACGCTCTATTTCCCGTTCGGACTCCACTTTGCGTGGAATTTCGTGCAGAGTTTCTTGCTGTCGCTGCCTGTAAGCGGGCTTTTGACAAATCGGACCCTCTTCA contains these protein-coding regions:
- the gap gene encoding type I glyceraldehyde-3-phosphate dehydrogenase, encoding MAINVGINGFGRIGRNLFRAAYKNKDINIVAVNDITDAKTLAHLLKYDSVLGIFAGDVAAKDGEIVVDGKPVKVLSEKDHHNLHWKDLGVSVVVESTGLKHFTNGDEAKTHIANGAKKVIISAPAKVFDLTVVLGVNDNLYDPKKHNILSNASCTTNCLAPVVKVLRDSFGIKKGLMTTIHSYTNDQRILDLPHSDLRRARAAALSMIPTSTGAAKAIGLVMPDLKGKMDGFSMRVPTPNVSVVDVVVEADKATTKEEVNKALKAASESGPLKGILGYSEEPLVSIDYKGDPRSSIVDALSTMVIVNMIKVISWYDNEWGYSNRVVDLVKKVGLMLD
- a CDS encoding rhomboid family intramembrane serine protease; protein product: MSYYTNYSGYYTPPSSFRFFPKGMKFLLVANVGIFIFQLFLQFGLRIGDVYLYNIFLGVLALDPIGQGFMPWQLVTYMFLHGGFFHIFFNMLALWMFGVELENVWGTRRFLTYYFLCGIGAGLSNLFIAPLFTIPGPTIGASGAIYGILIAFGMLFPEAPVFIYFLFPIKAKYFVAIYFGMELVYGVSGSQDGVAHFAHLGGAVVGLVYLMAYRRSIPAFDRITDSLKRTAGGIQQRLRTKKSFGNREIISDVYFEEMKKKPGSDENKFDQDKLDEILDKISASGYDSLTEDEKKILFNASKKLN
- a CDS encoding histidine triad nucleotide-binding protein; this encodes MDCVFCKIAEGKSPADFVLKDGDVFAIRDRHPVAPTHILIIPKKHISSLVELDRAGDSSLISKMISTAVEVAEKVSLSERGFRLVWNCRTEGGQTVDHIHIHLIGGRQMKWPPG
- a CDS encoding type II CAAX endopeptidase family protein — translated: MNSNFIGAYWYIFVAHAIACAVLSAFIAKFKWRDQGNWFVFGLIGGIFAVIVLLVVKKLREPPKNNLLLDADHHLRSGWRVLLYFVTIIVVYYLLAVLANQTRVVPPQSLLFLFYIAVVLATVLMLRFVDKRKFISIGFPSHGKIWKEISLGFLIGSLLIGIVAAAELSVGALKLTIRPGVGVVLLLRNFSLSFIFFAYFAIGEELIFRGYPFQALIQGMGQVAATILMSMIFGILHLANPDANFFSTVNTVLAGVLLSVAYLKTRTLYFPFGLHFAWNFVQSFLLSLPVSGLLTNRTLFIPTDYGPDWLTGGRYGPEAGIGTTVVMAAAIMYFIFEKRMRPAYDYVVLSARVAVEQVQPK
- the ispG gene encoding flavodoxin-dependent (E)-4-hydroxy-3-methylbut-2-enyl-diphosphate synthase, producing MIDLPVISEKTETHVQHEVRFPLRKSRRVHIGNVPVGGGAPISVQTMTKTKTSDVDATVKQIIDAADAGCDIVRVTVNDKEAAAAIGEIVRQSPIPVVADIHFNHVFALKALEAGIAKVRLNPGNIGSVDRIRQVLSLAKERKVPIRIGVNSGSLEKDILEKHGYPTAEALYESAMRHVGICEENDFHDIIISVKSTDVRLMIEAYRLIAQRTEYPLHLGVTEAGPTRIGTIKSSVGIGTLLAEGIGDTIRVSLTDDPPKEVEVGKEILRSLGLATRNVELIACPTCGRLDVDLFSITRALEDRLAGMKKPVKIAILGCVVNGPGEASEADIGVACGKGVGILYRKGEVVRRVKEEEIVNAVVEEVEKFQPETN
- a CDS encoding phosphoglycerate kinase — protein: METTFNKKTIDDIDVKGKKVLVRVDFNVPLDENKKVTDDKRIVESLPTIRKILKDGGMPILMSHLGRPKGKPKPEFSLAPVAKRLGELLSSNVIMAADCIGAEAKKAVASAKPGDVVLLENLRFHAEEEANDENFSKELASLGDVYVNDAFGSAHRAHASTEGVTRFLKPAVGGYLMQKELQYLSQAVENPNRPYVAIIGGAKISGKIDVINNLLGKVDALIIGGGMMFTFLKAMGKEIGNSILEADKVDLAKGLVQNKKLLLPVDCVVADKFENTAAKKIVTVDAIPQGWVGMDIGPKSIDLFRSEIIKSKTVVWNGPMGVFEMDNFAAGTKAIADALVEATKKGASTIVGGGDSAAAIAKFGLEKSVSHVSTGGGASLEFLEGKILPGVAALDNK